Proteins encoded by one window of Ignavibacteriota bacterium:
- a CDS encoding alpha-galactosidase, translating into MVKSIKISCLWILTFYFIFNSFLYCKNSSNVITANQWIKEKFQKGNIPPFSFIYDGKISDSFILNWDYKYESLKSKYPNVNQYRYTYSDKSSGLTVKCFVTSYNDFNSAEYFIRFINTSTKNTPIIENVNVINNNFEFSAEGKFILYHSIGSNAGKNDFQPFDETMQIGKNIYLTPSRGRSSDETAFPFFNIETPANQGIVAAIGWSGKWFANIVQKDAKSFSLNSGMENVHLTLYPNEDIRTPKICLLFWEGKDRMTGHNQFRRFVLAHHTRKINGKMAELPLSGSFDYGDPKPCGEYECLTEDMAIALVKRYNQFNIVPEVFWLDAGWYKGCGIDHENGRWDQNVGNWTVDEERFPNGLKSISDVVHSVGAKFMLWFEPERVRKGTELYNKHLNWLLTKPGSDDYLFNLGDKEARIWLTDYISDFIKKQGIDYYRQDFNFDPLTFWKNNDSPDRVGISEAKHIEGLYDYWDSLLVRFPNLIIDNCASGGRRLDLETISRSSPFWRTDYQYGEPNGYQCHTYGLNFYLPLHGTAIYKTDPYTFRSGLGATAVTNWEITGKNSESIYDIQKRIKEYKKLRPYYYGDYYPLTMAIKHYADDNVWLSYQLNRPEQGDGIIVAFRRDKSNDESIRINLKGLEENSQYEILYEDYGIIVNYSGKELMNGFEIKIPIAPGSLLISYKKIENKN; encoded by the coding sequence ATGGTCAAATCTATTAAGATCAGCTGTTTGTGGATTTTAACATTTTATTTTATATTCAATTCATTTCTATACTGTAAAAATTCATCAAATGTAATAACGGCAAATCAATGGATAAAGGAAAAATTTCAAAAGGGAAATATTCCGCCTTTTTCATTTATTTATGATGGAAAAATATCCGATTCATTTATTCTAAATTGGGATTATAAGTATGAGTCGCTAAAATCAAAATATCCCAATGTAAATCAATATCGTTATACTTATTCAGATAAAAGCAGTGGACTGACGGTTAAATGCTTCGTAACAAGTTATAATGATTTTAACTCAGCCGAATATTTTATAAGATTTATTAATACTTCAACAAAAAACACACCCATAATTGAAAATGTTAACGTAATAAACAATAACTTCGAGTTTAGTGCCGAAGGGAAATTTATTCTGTATCATTCGATTGGAAGCAACGCAGGTAAAAATGATTTTCAGCCATTTGATGAAACAATGCAAATAGGGAAGAATATATATTTAACACCGTCGCGCGGAAGATCTTCTGATGAAACCGCGTTTCCTTTTTTCAATATTGAAACGCCCGCCAATCAAGGAATAGTTGCCGCTATCGGCTGGTCCGGTAAATGGTTCGCAAATATTGTACAAAAAGACGCAAAGTCGTTTTCATTAAATTCCGGTATGGAGAATGTGCATTTAACTTTATACCCAAATGAAGATATCAGAACGCCGAAAATTTGTTTGCTTTTTTGGGAAGGAAAAGACAGAATGACCGGACATAATCAATTTAGGCGATTTGTGCTCGCTCATCACACAAGAAAAATAAATGGTAAAATGGCAGAACTTCCATTATCCGGCAGCTTTGATTACGGGGATCCAAAACCATGCGGTGAGTATGAATGCCTGACCGAAGATATGGCAATTGCACTGGTAAAAAGATATAATCAGTTCAATATTGTTCCGGAAGTATTTTGGCTTGATGCCGGCTGGTACAAAGGCTGCGGAATTGATCATGAAAATGGAAGGTGGGATCAGAATGTGGGCAATTGGACTGTTGATGAAGAACGGTTTCCAAATGGCTTAAAATCAATTTCGGATGTTGTGCATTCGGTCGGCGCAAAGTTTATGCTATGGTTTGAGCCGGAAAGAGTTCGTAAAGGAACAGAATTATACAATAAACATTTAAATTGGTTATTAACTAAACCAGGCTCGGATGATTATTTATTTAATCTTGGCGATAAAGAAGCCCGCATTTGGCTTACTGACTATATTTCGGATTTTATTAAAAAACAAGGCATAGATTATTACAGACAAGATTTTAACTTCGATCCTTTAACCTTTTGGAAAAATAATGATTCGCCAGACCGTGTAGGAATTTCTGAAGCAAAACATATTGAAGGATTGTATGATTATTGGGACAGTCTGTTGGTTCGTTTTCCAAACTTAATTATAGATAATTGTGCTTCAGGCGGCAGAAGATTAGATCTGGAAACAATTTCACGCAGTTCTCCATTTTGGAGAACCGATTATCAATATGGAGAACCAAACGGTTATCAATGTCATACTTATGGACTTAATTTTTATCTTCCCCTTCACGGCACGGCGATATACAAAACCGATCCATACACATTTAGGAGCGGACTAGGAGCTACAGCAGTTACAAATTGGGAAATTACGGGAAAAAATAGCGAGTCAATTTATGATATTCAAAAACGCATTAAAGAATATAAAAAATTACGACCTTATTATTATGGTGATTACTATCCTTTAACAATGGCGATTAAACATTACGCTGATGATAATGTTTGGTTATCGTATCAATTAAATAGACCAGAGCAAGGAGATGGAATTATTGTAGCTTTTCGCAGAGATAAAAGCAATGATGAATCAATTAGAATAAATTTGAAAGGTTTGGAAGAAAATTCGCAGTATGAAATATTATATGAGGATTACGGAATAATTGTAAATTATTCAGGTAAAGAATTAATGAATGGATTTGAAATTAAAATTCCTATTGCGCCTGGATCATTACTAATTAGTTATAAGAAAATTGAAAATAAAAATTAA
- a CDS encoding glycoside hydrolase family 3 C-terminal domain-containing protein translates to MLFPLIINYSQNDFNVTKSISQKVDSVLSLMTLEEKIGQLNQYNDDLVATGPETSDNNKVFQVENGQVGSILNCMGVERTKAWQKTALKSRLKIPLLFGQDVVHGYKTTFPIPLAESCSWDLAAIEKAASVAATEASSGGIHWTFAPMVDIARDPRWGRVMEGAGEDTYLASKIAYAKVKGFQKDKLGNTNSVMACAKHFAAYSAAVGGRDYNSVDMSEKQLWEIYLPSFKACVDAGIGTFMTSFNDINGIPSTGNRHLLTDILKNKWQFNGFVVSDWGSVGEMINHGTVKNDYEAALSAFNAGCDMDMESRCYINNLQKLVEDGKVSIIDIDNSVKRILTKKFELGLFDDPFKYCDLERQKKALENPEHTEVARDVARKSIVLLKNTKNTLPLSKNVKTIAFIGPLVKEVKQNKGFWDVEVQGVDSNFIVSQWEGLENKITPNTKLLYAKGCEVIGTSKNGFAEALETARKADVIILSIGEKRDLSGEAKSRSDITIPGVQEELFKELQKSGKPIIVLINAGRPLVFNYIADNADAILYTWWLGSEAGNAIADVLFGDYNPSAKLTMTFPLSVGQIPIYYNHYNTGRPALNDKDRFYRSAYIDLSIYPKYEFGFGLSYSEFKYDNLNLSSHEMQQNDSIVVSIDITNSGKYPGEEIVQLYIKDEVSSIARPIIELKDFIKVNLNAGETKNIKFILDKNKLSFFNTELEWISEPGDFDLMIGASSRDIRLKDRFELLN, encoded by the coding sequence ATGTTATTTCCATTGATAATTAATTATTCGCAAAATGATTTTAATGTTACAAAAAGTATCAGTCAAAAAGTGGATTCTGTATTGAGTCTTATGACATTGGAAGAAAAAATTGGTCAATTAAATCAATATAATGATGATCTTGTTGCGACAGGTCCGGAAACCTCCGACAATAATAAAGTTTTTCAGGTTGAGAACGGGCAAGTAGGTTCAATACTAAATTGCATGGGAGTTGAAAGAACAAAAGCTTGGCAGAAAACCGCATTGAAATCCAGATTGAAAATTCCATTACTTTTCGGACAGGATGTTGTGCACGGTTACAAAACAACATTTCCTATTCCACTAGCGGAATCTTGCAGCTGGGATTTAGCCGCAATAGAAAAGGCGGCAAGTGTCGCCGCAACTGAAGCAAGCTCCGGAGGAATTCATTGGACATTTGCGCCTATGGTTGATATTGCCCGTGATCCGCGCTGGGGAAGGGTAATGGAAGGTGCCGGCGAAGACACCTATCTTGCTTCCAAAATTGCTTACGCAAAGGTTAAAGGTTTTCAAAAAGATAAATTAGGAAACACAAATTCCGTAATGGCATGCGCAAAACATTTTGCCGCTTACAGCGCGGCGGTTGGCGGTAGAGATTATAATTCTGTTGATATGAGTGAAAAGCAGCTTTGGGAAATTTATCTGCCTTCTTTTAAAGCATGCGTAGATGCCGGTATTGGAACATTCATGACATCATTTAATGACATTAATGGAATTCCTTCAACAGGCAACAGACATTTGCTTACGGATATTTTGAAAAACAAATGGCAGTTTAACGGCTTTGTGGTAAGTGACTGGGGCTCAGTTGGTGAAATGATAAACCATGGTACGGTTAAGAATGATTATGAAGCAGCGTTATCGGCTTTTAACGCTGGCTGCGATATGGATATGGAAAGCAGATGTTATATAAATAATCTTCAAAAATTAGTAGAAGATGGTAAAGTTTCAATTATCGATATTGATAATTCCGTAAAAAGAATTTTAACCAAAAAATTTGAGTTGGGTTTGTTTGATGACCCATTTAAATATTGTGATTTGGAAAGGCAGAAAAAAGCGCTTGAAAATCCCGAACATACTGAAGTAGCGAGAGATGTTGCCAGAAAAAGTATTGTTTTATTAAAGAATACTAAAAATACTTTGCCATTATCCAAAAATGTAAAAACAATCGCGTTTATTGGTCCATTGGTAAAAGAGGTTAAACAAAATAAAGGATTTTGGGATGTAGAAGTTCAAGGAGTTGATTCAAATTTCATTGTTTCGCAGTGGGAAGGATTAGAAAATAAAATTACTCCGAATACAAAATTGTTATACGCAAAAGGCTGTGAAGTTATTGGAACAAGTAAAAATGGTTTTGCAGAAGCACTCGAAACTGCTCGTAAAGCAGATGTAATAATTTTAAGTATTGGTGAAAAACGAGATTTATCAGGTGAAGCAAAAAGCAGAAGCGACATTACTATTCCAGGAGTTCAAGAAGAACTTTTCAAAGAATTGCAGAAATCAGGTAAACCGATTATTGTATTAATAAATGCCGGAAGACCTTTGGTTTTTAATTATATTGCTGATAATGCCGACGCAATCTTATATACGTGGTGGCTTGGAAGTGAAGCCGGAAACGCAATTGCGGATGTCCTGTTTGGTGATTATAACCCTTCCGCAAAATTAACAATGACATTCCCGTTAAGCGTTGGTCAAATTCCAATTTATTATAATCATTACAATACGGGTAGACCCGCACTAAACGATAAAGATCGGTTTTATAGAAGCGCGTATATTGATCTTTCAATTTATCCTAAATATGAATTTGGTTTTGGATTGAGCTATTCAGAATTTAAATATGATAATCTAAATTTAAGCAGTCATGAAATGCAGCAAAATGATTCTATCGTCGTTTCGATTGATATAACAAATTCCGGAAAATATCCCGGCGAAGAAATTGTTCAGCTTTATATTAAAGACGAAGTAAGCTCTATCGCAAGACCAATAATAGAATTGAAAGATTTTATAAAAGTTAATTTGAATGCCGGAGAAACCAAAAACATAAAATTCATTTTAGATAAAAACAAGTTGTCATTTTTTAATACAGAACTGGAATGGATTTCAGAGCCCGGTGATTTTGACTTAATGATCGGCGCTTCTTCAAGAGATATTAGATTAAAAGATAGATTCGAATTATTGAATTAA
- a CDS encoding glucosamine-6-phosphate deaminase: MEKIVFKDYNELSKQTAKFIAERIIEKPNSLLCFPAGETSIGTFDELIKLRDKGLFDFSKCKFVGLDEWVNLGNMEYENCYNFLRMRFFDKAGIHKNNLCFFNGEANNLNYECEKTETFIKENNGIDLMLLGVGMNGHVGLNEPGTSLDNYSHVVDLDEVTKKIGQKYFTQHVELSLGITLGIKNIMDSSIVILQLSGKQKSKIVKIILESKITNNFPASIIKVHKNSYLFIDEEAQNYD, from the coding sequence TTGGAAAAAATAGTTTTTAAAGACTACAACGAACTGTCAAAACAAACGGCGAAATTTATTGCGGAAAGAATTATTGAAAAACCAAATTCATTATTATGTTTTCCGGCGGGCGAAACTTCTATTGGCACATTTGATGAACTAATAAAATTGCGAGATAAAGGATTATTCGATTTCAGTAAATGTAAATTTGTTGGTTTGGACGAATGGGTAAATCTTGGAAATATGGAATATGAAAATTGCTATAATTTTTTGAGGATGCGATTTTTTGATAAAGCAGGAATTCATAAAAATAATTTATGCTTCTTTAACGGCGAAGCTAATAATCTGAATTATGAATGTGAAAAAACAGAAACATTTATTAAAGAAAATAATGGCATTGACTTGATGCTGCTTGGTGTTGGCATGAATGGTCATGTAGGATTAAATGAACCAGGAACTTCATTGGATAATTATTCTCACGTTGTGGATTTGGACGAGGTTACAAAAAAAATAGGACAAAAGTATTTTACGCAACATGTGGAACTTAGTCTAGGAATTACATTGGGAATCAAGAACATTATGGATTCATCAATTGTAATACTTCAGTTAAGCGGTAAACAAAAATCAAAAATTGTAAAAATAATATTAGAATCAAAAATTACGAACAATTTCCCTGCCTCAATAATTAAGGTGCATAAAAATTCTTATCTGTTTATTGATGAAGAGGCACAGAATTACGATTAG
- a CDS encoding DSD1 family PLP-dependent enzyme has translation MENYNNTNKYELDTPCLLLDLEILEQNIEKMISYLNANGKSLRPHAKTHKCSALAKKQIEMGAKGICVAKISEAEKLANAGLRNILITGPVVTKNKIERLIKLLQKDASIIIVVDNQENILHLNELLAEKKNDLKLNVLIDINIGLNRTGVDAKDTIKLAELINKCSNLILCGIQAYAGNLQHIQSYAERKKLSINSLSKIAEIFSKLKTEIPTCKIFSTSGTGTFDIDIAIPEITELQAGSYIFMDMEYLGIESQFSESNILFKPSLTVLSTVVSSNQEKIGTIDAGLKSIYKDGGIPKIIFPRNSNLIYDWFGDEYGKLTAIEESTLLKIGEIVELITSHCDPTVNLYNKYILTRGDKVAGLWDIDLRGCSE, from the coding sequence ATGGAAAATTATAATAATACAAACAAATACGAATTAGATACGCCTTGTTTGCTTTTGGATCTGGAAATATTGGAACAGAATATTGAAAAAATGATTTCATATCTTAACGCAAATGGAAAATCTCTTCGTCCGCACGCAAAGACACACAAATGTTCCGCTTTGGCAAAAAAGCAAATTGAAATGGGAGCCAAAGGAATTTGTGTCGCAAAAATATCTGAAGCTGAAAAATTAGCTAACGCCGGATTAAGAAATATTTTAATAACCGGACCGGTAGTTACAAAAAATAAAATTGAACGGCTGATCAAATTACTTCAAAAAGATGCTTCAATTATTATCGTGGTTGATAATCAAGAAAATATACTTCATTTGAATGAATTATTGGCTGAGAAAAAAAATGATTTAAAATTGAACGTGCTTATTGATATTAACATTGGTCTAAATAGAACCGGCGTTGACGCAAAAGATACAATAAAATTAGCTGAATTGATAAACAAATGCTCAAATTTAATTTTGTGTGGAATTCAAGCTTATGCGGGAAATTTGCAGCATATTCAATCCTATGCAGAACGGAAAAAATTATCAATTAATAGTCTATCAAAGATTGCGGAAATATTCAGCAAATTGAAAACAGAAATACCTACGTGCAAAATTTTCAGCACATCCGGCACAGGTACGTTTGATATTGATATTGCAATACCCGAAATTACCGAATTGCAAGCTGGATCGTATATATTTATGGATATGGAATATTTAGGAATTGAATCACAATTTTCTGAAAGCAATATATTATTTAAACCTTCACTTACGGTACTTTCAACGGTTGTCAGTTCAAACCAAGAAAAAATTGGTACTATTGACGCGGGATTAAAATCAATTTATAAAGACGGCGGAATTCCCAAAATTATTTTTCCGCGTAATAGTAATTTGATTTATGATTGGTTCGGTGATGAATATGGTAAATTAACTGCAATTGAAGAATCAACGCTGCTGAAAATTGGTGAGATTGTTGAACTTATTACCTCGCATTGTGATCCAACAGTAAATCTTTATAATAAATATATTTTAACAAGAGGTGATAAAGTTGCCGGATTATGGGATATTGATTTAAGAGGATGCAGTGAGTGA
- a CDS encoding 4Fe-4S binding protein, which translates to MMKITENCINCSACMTECPRDAVFESGEYYIYNNVEMKPLSYDHFFISTEICDGCAMLNRKKCVDVCPMDTIKEI; encoded by the coding sequence ATGATGAAAATAACCGAAAATTGCATCAATTGTTCGGCTTGTATGACCGAATGTCCGAGAGATGCGGTTTTTGAATCAGGAGAATATTATATTTATAATAATGTTGAAATGAAGCCTTTGTCTTATGATCATTTTTTTATTTCTACCGAGATATGTGACGGATGCGCAATGCTAAACAGAAAAAAATGTGTCGATGTATGTCCGATGGATACGATTAAAGAAATTTAA
- a CDS encoding cbb3-type cytochrome c oxidase subunit I encodes MFTTVRYFVKTSITFLALGILTGLYMSISKNIFEIGYGSEMLSAHTHVILVGSVMMMIMGVALWFFPRAEKTDKKYNPDLILVVYWLMTISTALRYFSQVALSFYFERWLSIVITITSFLQVAAMLIFFYSIWGRIRPVGSQQREAKGEKF; translated from the coding sequence ATGTTTACAACTGTAAGATATTTTGTAAAAACTAGTATTACATTTTTAGCACTTGGTATTTTAACAGGACTGTATATGTCAATTTCTAAAAATATTTTCGAAATTGGTTACGGTTCTGAAATGTTATCCGCGCATACCCACGTAATTTTAGTTGGATCGGTAATGATGATGATAATGGGAGTCGCATTGTGGTTTTTTCCCCGAGCGGAAAAAACAGATAAAAAGTATAACCCGGATTTAATTTTAGTTGTTTATTGGTTAATGACAATTTCCACAGCGCTTAGATATTTTTCGCAAGTCGCTCTTTCATTTTATTTTGAACGATGGCTTAGTATAGTTATTACTATTACATCTTTTCTTCAAGTTGCTGCAATGCTTATTTTCTTTTACTCAATCTGGGGAAGAATTAGACCTGTTGGCAGTCAGCAAAGAGAAGCGAAAGGGGAAAAATTCTAA
- a CDS encoding metal-sulfur cluster assembly factor: MLSEEQIRTALTKVIDPEIGFNIVDMGLVYKIDIHENNIIITMTLTTPGCPMHNSITDWAEKEIKNLDPLLDVKINLVWQPPWTPNMMNSNLRKSLGY; the protein is encoded by the coding sequence ATGCTATCGGAAGAACAAATTCGAACTGCTTTAACAAAAGTAATTGATCCCGAAATAGGATTTAACATTGTTGATATGGGATTAGTTTATAAAATAGACATACATGAAAATAACATAATAATTACAATGACGCTCACTACACCGGGATGCCCGATGCACAACAGCATTACTGATTGGGCTGAAAAAGAAATAAAAAATCTCGATCCGTTATTGGATGTAAAAATCAATTTAGTTTGGCAGCCGCCTTGGACGCCGAATATGATGAACAGCAATCTGAGGAAATCATTAGGATATTAA
- a CDS encoding DUF2249 domain-containing protein produces MNIAFAVKSKIKKNNQLMKINFIGEQMNDSIITKDMKVSKTLNLYPQTLEVFISASPHFSKLKNPILRKALAGRVTIEQAAKIGNVDLNKFLYELNKSINKLQENSKVTINESSQIESKKDEKPEFLNDLSSLKIKELDVRPIINEGKDPLSAIMSFAKTINDDETFLLINSFEPIPLYTVLGKKGFNHFTENLADVYKVYFYKTNKAEFSDADKNNNEETFSINLNDYKNVIEIDVRELPPPEPMMKVFENLNQIDENTLLLVHHHREPLMLYPKLSERGFKAQSNKINDNYYKVFIVKSK; encoded by the coding sequence ATGAACATCGCGTTTGCGGTAAAAAGTAAAATCAAAAAAAATAATCAACTGATGAAAATTAATTTTATCGGTGAACAAATGAATGATTCTATAATAACAAAAGATATGAAAGTTTCTAAAACGCTGAACCTTTATCCTCAAACTTTAGAAGTTTTTATCAGCGCAAGTCCACATTTCTCCAAATTGAAAAATCCTATTCTTAGAAAAGCATTGGCAGGGAGAGTAACAATTGAACAAGCTGCAAAAATCGGGAATGTGGACTTAAATAAATTTTTATATGAGCTTAATAAAAGCATTAACAAATTGCAGGAAAATTCCAAAGTGACAATTAATGAATCTTCACAAATTGAAAGTAAAAAAGACGAAAAGCCAGAGTTTTTAAATGATTTAAGCAGTCTAAAAATTAAAGAGCTTGATGTTAGACCAATAATAAATGAGGGCAAAGATCCACTATCTGCAATTATGAGTTTTGCAAAAACCATTAATGATGATGAAACATTTTTGCTTATAAATTCATTTGAACCGATTCCACTATATACTGTTCTTGGTAAAAAAGGCTTTAATCACTTCACGGAAAATTTAGCCGATGTATACAAAGTTTACTTTTATAAAACTAATAAAGCAGAATTCTCCGATGCTGATAAAAATAATAATGAGGAAACTTTTAGTATAAATTTGAATGATTATAAAAATGTAATTGAAATTGATGTAAGGGAATTGCCTCCGCCTGAACCAATGATGAAAGTATTTGAAAATCTTAATCAAATTGATGAAAATACTCTTCTTCTGGTTCATCATCATCGTGAGCCTTTAATGCTTTATCCAAAACTTTCAGAAAGAGGATTCAAAGCACAGTCTAATAAAATTAATGATAATTACTACAAAGTCTTTATTGTAAAGAGTAAATAA
- a CDS encoding DUF2249 domain-containing protein, whose protein sequence is MLKELDIRPIQPREKHPTIFQTFDELTAGESFQLINDHDPMPLYYQFQNERPSQFGWEYVEKGPEVWRVNISKI, encoded by the coding sequence ATGTTAAAAGAGCTTGATATACGACCAATACAACCACGAGAAAAACACCCTACAATTTTTCAAACATTTGACGAATTAACGGCGGGCGAATCTTTTCAATTGATAAACGATCATGATCCAATGCCGCTTTATTATCAATTCCAGAATGAAAGACCTTCACAATTCGGCTGGGAATATGTCGAAAAAGGTCCGGAAGTCTGGCGGGTAAATATTTCTAAAATTTAA
- a CDS encoding Crp/Fnr family transcriptional regulator: MNNIDLDKKETLQGIPLFSELSIDQLRKFSSICQVVKYNKGENLFRDGDSYRGFYILLRGGIKVFRINKDGKETIIHLIRPINTFGDIPLFEGKDYPVSAEALNESVTLFVPKDKFILLIKEHHEISLKMLAGFAKRMKSLVKQIEDLSTKEVINRLAQYFLNEVKKNGTENLPEPFFRLSVPKSVIATYIGTITETFSRTLNKLQTENIIRVSGKNIFLTNPIKIKVLAGE, encoded by the coding sequence ATGAACAATATTGACCTTGATAAAAAAGAAACATTGCAAGGTATACCACTTTTCTCCGAGCTTTCAATTGATCAGCTTAGAAAGTTTTCATCGATTTGCCAAGTTGTAAAATATAATAAAGGCGAAAATTTATTTAGAGACGGAGACAGTTACCGTGGTTTCTATATTTTACTGCGCGGAGGAATTAAAGTTTTTAGAATAAACAAAGACGGAAAAGAAACAATAATCCATCTTATAAGACCAATAAATACTTTTGGCGATATTCCATTATTTGAAGGAAAAGATTATCCGGTAAGCGCCGAAGCATTAAACGAAAGTGTTACTTTATTTGTGCCCAAAGATAAATTTATTTTACTGATTAAAGAACATCATGAAATTTCTTTAAAGATGCTTGCTGGATTTGCAAAAAGGATGAAATCACTTGTTAAACAAATTGAAGATCTTTCTACAAAAGAAGTTATAAACAGACTTGCACAATATTTCTTAAATGAAGTAAAGAAAAATGGTACAGAAAATTTACCCGAACCATTTTTTAGATTATCCGTGCCAAAATCAGTAATTGCCACTTACATTGGAACAATTACGGAAACTTTTTCAAGAACGTTAAACAAACTTCAAACAGAAAATATTATTAGGGTAAGCGGTAAAAATATTTTTCTGACAAATCCCATCAAAATAAAAGTACTTGCCGGAGAATAA
- a CDS encoding LacI family DNA-binding transcriptional regulator, producing MSHITQSEIAKKLNVTRITVSKALRNHPDISKETKAKILKVAEELNYTPNLIAKNLITQKTNTIGVVIPDLENSFFAYAADSLIDASAEKNYNVFVTVSRENHQSEIKNIKNLLGMRVDGLLICVSQQTYDIRIFEHIKNINVPLVFFDRQIDGLGFPSVIFDDVNGALTALDQIIKNGFTKIAHFAGYSNVSVAKARKTGYTSALSNNGIELKNDWVIEGGFEVKDGYNSFLKLFNSQNMPEIIFTVNDRVALGAYKAAAECGLRIPDDIGIVGFGFNETAQSFSPSLAIINQDPRNLGNRATELLISLINGTETNREQNIIINEEFLWNDSIRRNK from the coding sequence ATGAGCCATATTACACAATCTGAAATAGCAAAAAAACTTAATGTTACAAGAATAACAGTTTCCAAGGCACTTCGTAATCATCCGGATATTTCCAAGGAAACCAAAGCGAAAATTCTTAAAGTTGCAGAGGAGCTAAACTACACTCCTAATCTTATAGCAAAAAATTTAATCACTCAAAAAACAAATACTATCGGAGTAGTTATTCCCGATTTGGAAAACAGTTTTTTTGCGTATGCCGCAGATAGTTTGATTGATGCTTCTGCCGAAAAAAATTACAATGTATTTGTTACCGTCTCAAGAGAAAATCATCAAAGCGAAATAAAAAATATTAAAAATTTACTCGGGATGAGAGTCGATGGACTTTTGATTTGCGTTTCTCAGCAAACGTACGATATTAGAATTTTTGAACACATTAAAAATATAAATGTGCCTTTAGTTTTCTTTGACAGACAAATAGACGGACTTGGTTTTCCAAGCGTAATATTTGATGACGTTAACGGAGCTTTAACCGCGTTAGATCAAATCATTAAAAACGGATTTACAAAAATTGCTCACTTTGCCGGATATTCAAATGTAAGTGTGGCAAAAGCTAGAAAAACGGGATACACCTCGGCACTCTCAAACAACGGTATTGAGTTGAAAAATGATTGGGTAATTGAAGGTGGGTTTGAAGTAAAGGACGGATATAATTCTTTTTTAAAACTTTTCAATTCACAGAACATGCCGGAAATTATTTTTACAGTTAATGACCGTGTTGCGTTAGGCGCGTATAAAGCAGCCGCTGAGTGCGGACTTCGTATACCAGATGATATTGGAATAGTTGGATTCGGATTTAATGAAACCGCTCAAAGCTTTTCACCATCACTTGCAATAATTAATCAAGATCCTAGAAATTTAGGAAACAGGGCAACTGAATTGTTAATTAGCTTGATAAATGGTACGGAAACAAATAGAGAACAAAATATAATAATAAATGAAGAATTTCTTTGGAATGATTCAATTAGAAGAAATAAATAG